The window GATCGTTGCGGCATTTGCCGCTTTCTGGATGGCCGGCGTCCGAATCGGTCGAGGTGCCCGGCGAGGGCGTTCGGCACGGCGGTCGCGGCCGGAGTGGATTCTCGGATGTGGCGCGCTGGCTTTTGGCATAGGCGTGGTGCTGGCGAGCATCTATGGCCAGGGGCTGGTATGACGTCGCTCATTGAGACAAGGGATGGGTAATGGACACCACGAGTACGGCGCAGTCAACACGGCAGCGCAGAAACCCGTGGCTGAATCCGAAGCTGATCATCGTCGCTGGCGTGATCATCGCAGCAGTCGGATTCCTGGTGTTCAACGCCATGGGTTCGTCGATGGCCTATTTCAAGACGGTTGCTGAACTGGAGCAATCGGGCGAACTCGCGTCCGGGGCGACGTTCCGCGTTGGCGGGAATGTCGTGGCGGGGTCAATCGAGCGCGATATTGCGACGAACGAGCTCCGCTTTACCTTGACTGACGGCGTCAACACGCTGCCGGTTGTGTACAACGGCGTGGTGCCGGATATCTTCACTGAAGACGTCGAGGTGGTTGCCGAGGGTGCGGTCGGGCCTGATGGAACGATGCAGGCGACAACACTCCTGACGAAGTGTCCGTCACGCTTCGAGGCAGCGACACACCCGACAAGTTAGGCTGCGCTCCAATAGAAGGGATCGGCACCGATGGCCCAACTCGCGCATGGCGCTCTATTGCTGGCGCTAGTGACGGCAATATTCGGGGTCGGTGCAACCATCGTCGGCGAGCGCAAGCGCATACCTGAGCTATCATTATCGGCGGTGCGCGCTGTCGTCGGGGTGCTGTTCCTGCTGCTAGTGGCAGACGTCATTCTACTGACCGCGTTTATCACGCACGACTTCAGCTTTGCCTACGTTTCATCGCGATCCAGTAGCGACATGCCATTGCGCTACGTCATCACGGCGTTCTACGGCGGGCAGGAAGGCAGCCTGCTGTTCTGGACGACGATGGCGACGCTGCTGGCCTCGATCGCATTCGTCCGCAACCGACCGCGCTTTCCGCGGCTGGTGCCGTACGCAGCAGGCACGTTCCTCGCGCTGACAAGCTTCTTCCTGTTTGTGCTGACATTCGTCGCGTCACCGTTCGAAATCAACGCGCTGATTCCGGCGCAGGGACAGGGACTGAATCCGCTGCTGCGGGATCCGGGGATGTTGATTCATCCACCGATGTTGCTGTCCGGCTTTGCCAGCTTCTCGGTGCCGTTCTCAATCGCGATGGGTGCGCTGATATCGGGCCGGATGACCCGCGAGTGGCTTGGTTTCGTGCGGACGTGGGCGCTCGTCGCCTGGGCGATTCTCGGTACCGGCATTTTCCTCGGCGGCTGGTGGGCATACCACGTGCTCGGCTGGGGCGGGTACTGGGGCTGGGATCCGGTCGAGAACGTGTCGCTGCTGCCGTGGCTGACGGGCACCGCATTCATCCACTCAGTGCTCGTGCAGGAACGGCGCGGAATGCTGAAGGTCTGGAACATGAGCTTGCTGCTTGCGAGCTATGTGCTGGCGATCTTCGGCACGTTTGTCGTGCGGAGTGGCCTGATCCAGTCGGTGCATACCTTCGCCGTCTCGGCGATCGGTCCGTATTTCCTGAGCTTCCTTGTCATCGTCACGGTCGCGTCGATTGGCGTGATGATCTACAGGTTGCCGATGTTGCAGTCGGAGAACACGTTCGACGCGGTGCTGTCGCGCGAATCCGGCTTTCTGCTGAACAACCTGATCTTCGCCGGTATTGTGTTCGCGACGTTCTGGGGCACGATCTATCCGATCGTCTCGGAAGCCTTCACTGGTTCGCAGTTGACTGTTGGCCCGCCATTCTACGAACAGGTCAATGGGCCACTGTTCCTGGCCATGCTGATTCTGATGGGCGTTGGGCCGCTGTTGGCGTGGCGAAAGACGACGTTTGCGGCGCTACGTCGGGTCGCGGCTGTGCCGCTGGCGCTGGCTGCTGTTGTGATCGTGGTGATGTTGCTCCTGTTTGGGCAGCCGCCGGCCGCAGCTGGAGTCGCTGCGGCGGTGTTCGCGATCAGTGCGGTTGGCGTCGAGTACTGGCGCGGCGCGGCGGCGCGGCGGCGCAGCACACGGGAGTCACTACCGGCGGCGATCGCCGGGCTGACGAAGCGCAATCCGCGGCGCTACGGTGGCTACATCGTGCATCTTGGCGTGGCGGTGATCGCGA is drawn from Thermomicrobiales bacterium and contains these coding sequences:
- a CDS encoding cytochrome c maturation protein CcmE — protein: MDTTSTAQSTRQRRNPWLNPKLIIVAGVIIAAVGFLVFNAMGSSMAYFKTVAELEQSGELASGATFRVGGNVVAGSIERDIATNELRFTLTDGVNTLPVVYNGVVPDIFTEDVEVVAEGAVGPDGTMQATTLLTKCPSRFEAATHPTS
- a CDS encoding heme lyase CcmF/NrfE family subunit; the protein is MAQLAHGALLLALVTAIFGVGATIVGERKRIPELSLSAVRAVVGVLFLLLVADVILLTAFITHDFSFAYVSSRSSSDMPLRYVITAFYGGQEGSLLFWTTMATLLASIAFVRNRPRFPRLVPYAAGTFLALTSFFLFVLTFVASPFEINALIPAQGQGLNPLLRDPGMLIHPPMLLSGFASFSVPFSIAMGALISGRMTREWLGFVRTWALVAWAILGTGIFLGGWWAYHVLGWGGYWGWDPVENVSLLPWLTGTAFIHSVLVQERRGMLKVWNMSLLLASYVLAIFGTFVVRSGLIQSVHTFAVSAIGPYFLSFLVIVTVASIGVMIYRLPMLQSENTFDAVLSRESGFLLNNLIFAGIVFATFWGTIYPIVSEAFTGSQLTVGPPFYEQVNGPLFLAMLILMGVGPLLAWRKTTFAALRRVAAVPLALAAVVIVVMLLLFGQPPAAAGVAAAVFAISAVGVEYWRGAAARRRSTRESLPAAIAGLTKRNPRRYGGYIVHLGVAVIAIGIVGTQFFQSERQVMLNPGQSVQIAEYTLTFNDLSQSRIVDADVYTADIDVASGGNDIGVIHAKRFFYDGFEQQPTTRVAVKTTGFDDVYVMLTEWNDSGAAGLHIFVNPLVPWVWVGGLIYMLGMLVVFWPMPVARRVALTAPSRRKATGEAPV